The sequence AGTGGGCGTATTTTTCCTCGATTCTCGCTTACCAAGGCTCATTCTTGTGTGGGAGTAGCTGTCTTGCTATTTAGAAGTAAACCAAGTGATTCACTAAGTGTTCGATGCATCTTTAATGTTCAGACAGCGACAGATACTGCTTGTTGATTTTGAGCATATTTGTTTCCCGTAAGAATCTGGCAATAATGCTGGTTCACACCGTAATTCATGTAAAGGTATGTTCAAAAAGTTAGGGCTAGGTATAGTAGTCGCCATTAGTAAAAACGGTTTGTCGGCAAAAAATTTTAATGTGGGTTATTATATATTTTATGTTCTATTAAGGTGTACTGCTGGAACGAAGCGCACGGCTGCGAGTACACTGGCACCATGGACCGCATGCTGGAACACTACGAGAACGAGTGCACATTTCACACCGTGGAATGTTTGCGATGCGGCGAGGGAGTCCAGCACAAGGACCTGCCAACGCACTACGCGGCCGGATGCAGTGCCGGTGTTTCTACCGCGATCACGGAGTCCTCGCAACCTACAGCAGTGACACTCGAAGACGTGAACGCTGGCCTTGAAGACGTGAAAGCCATGCTGGGATGGCTCAACCCCGACCAGCTGCTGCCAGTGATTCAGAGTCAGTTGAATGAGCTTACGGAACAAGCCAGAAACCATGAAGCCAGGTTCGCTGAGATCACTCGCGAGATCGGAGCATGCGGGCACAATTTAAAGGCCGAGATTGATCAAATGACCGTCACGATTTCATCGCCCCTGTCGCACCAGCGGACGTCTCGGCAAACTCCGGGGGCGGAAGACAGCACGTCGAGGTCGCTGTCGTTGCGCTCGGGACAGGAGCTGATACTCCGAAAGTTGGAACACTTAGTCCACCTGGAACACTCGCGAAAAGCTTCCGCGAAGCCTGATTTCGGCCGCGTCGTTGCTCATTGTGAGACTATGTACGGTGCCTTTCGGAATTTGACCAGTGCGCTGTCGACAAACGCGCTAAGGAAAGGCATTCTGTGGGCCAGTTATCTGCTGACCCTGGAAAACTGTCATTTCATTCAGAGGCCGGGAGAGGTAAAAAAGTTTGCTCAGATTACGGTGTGGCACATGAGGGACACGTACTTTACGGTTGCCGTTTCGAAGTACGGCGATACTTCTGCATCTTCCCTCATTGTGGAGATCGAGTTTAACGGGACGCTGGAGGAATCTAAGTGTTGGCCGCCTTTCTGGCACGCGCGCGCGGTGGATCAAGTAACACTGATTGGACGTCCGTTCACTTCCGCTGCCAAGCCTTGTTTGTGCAAGCGCGATAATCCCTCATTGCTACACTTCCACCTCGAATTTACTATAAACATTGCCTCGCTGGAAAATCAAGGCTACCTCCGAGACGGAAAGGTAGTGTTCAGTATCGCGCTCAGCGATAGAAATATGGGCTGTGGGATCAGAGGAGCACCCTAACGTTCGTCATCGCAGAATGTGTACTGCACAGGAGAATCCTCCTTGCCACTTCACAAAATGTGTCACATCAGCTTAACGAATTTTTCATCTCCTTTCTAGTAAATAAAGTTAGCTCTGCTacatttcttcttttgttttttgaaaatttgctaTCCTTTGTAACTGTCAacctattgttttttttctttttacttcgctGGCTGTTCATTTTGTTTATCTCTTGTGCTAATACAGTTCTTGTTCCGAAATATTGTGCTCCTCGAGTGGTTTCTCACCCTATGACTTCCAACTCGATATTTTTCTCTCGATCATTGCCGTGCGGCTGTTAAAGCGATTGATTTCAAGGCGACGTTCGTGTTTGATAATACGCCGTAGTACCACGCGCTGTTCCGTGTCCGAAATACACGGCCAATGCTAATGTAATCCATCGAATTTATTtcttgattgatttatttatttatttatttatttatttatttgtttatttatttatttatttattgtaccttcaaggcccgaaggcattacaaaAGGGAGTGGAACAAAATAGAGAGCATCTGCAGATAACAGGGTATAATAAAAACCAAAAAAATGGAGAATGCGcattaacaaaagtattcttcaatagcAGTTCTAAAAGCAGACAtatcggttatgttaacaattgaggccggcagatgattccatgcattggtagttttaggaataaatgaataaaaaaataggttCGTGCGACAGTGTGGAACGCTCAATCTATAGCGATGTTAAGTGCGAGATTATATGTATGCAGGTTCGGACAAATGTTCACTTTTTAATTCCGgattgtaataataaattttgtgcagcagtgataagcgtgctaacttcctacgggatgagaggagagggaggtttaaagtagccttcatCGATGTTACGCTTGATGTACGAGAATAGTTAGTAAGAAACCCGCCGTGggtgttcagtggctatggtgtcaggctgctgagcacgaagtcgcgggatcgaatcccggccacggctgccgcatttcgatggggggcgaaatgcgaaaacaccactgcacttagatttaggtgcacgttaaggaagccatggtggtcgaaattcccggagtcatccactacggcgcgcctcataatcagaaagtggttttgcacgttaaaccccataagtTTAATTTATAGTAAGAATGAAACGTGCGCTACGATTTTGTATTGActctattgcatttgttaagtaatccaaACCAGGCTCCCATGCAGAAGAGacatattcaagcttaggacgtATAGTGTTTTGTATAGAATTAGCTTTAAGTTAGCGGTTGCCATAAAGAAATTGCGACAGAGGTAACCAAGCGTACGGTTAGTATTGTTAGTGATGTGGTTTATGTGTGCTTGCCAGGAAAAATTAGATGTTATGAggacgcctaagtatttataaGAACTGACTTCTTCGAGTGCAGAGATCTTCAAGTGATAGTTGGATAGGTTAGATGAAGAGTATTGCGGTAAATCCTCATTAGTTCGCACTTTTGGCTGTTAAATCGCATTTTCCAAGTGTCGCACCAGTTGTCTAGATCACCACCTTGTCTAGATCAGATTGTAGTTTAGAGTGTCAGAATTTGGAGAAATTGCTCTGTAAATGAAATAAAcatctgcaaataaccttatggaggacgctacacagttaggcaagtgattaatataaatgagaaaaagcaggGGTCCGAGAACAGAACCTTGCGGCACCCCGGAACTGACAGGACAAAGCGAAGAGTCAAAATTGTTGGCTGAGACAAATTGTGTTCTATTAGATAAGAAGTATTCAATCTGCGAGATAATATTACGCTCAATGTtgagtgtatttaattttagacaaagtaattggtgagagacgagatcaaatgctttagaaaagtctaagaagatggtGTCCATGTGAAATCCATTATCCAACGGGGCACCGATTTCATCTGTAAATGAAATAAGTTGAGTTTCACGGGAAAGCGATTTACGGAACCAATGTTGACGAGATGAAAAAATGAGTTTGTTTCTAGGAAGTTGATGAGATTAGAGTATGTTATGTGCTTTAGAATTTTCCAGGGCACACTTGTTaaggaaatcggcctgtaattTAAAGGTGAATTCAATCTCCAGACTTAAGTCATCGAACCACCTTGCCGAATTTAAAATCCTTTGGTAATGAGAAGACAGAATAGATTGCGAAaagatgttgcacaaaattatggATGAGTGCACTTAGGTATTTTTCAAAAACTTAGAATTATTATCGTCTATTCCTGACGATGACGAAATCTTTAACTTACGAATCAAGTTCACAACACCATCGTAATCAATTAACAAGGGCTCCATCTGAGGAAAATTCACCTTCACAACTTCACATAGAGAAGCACAGGGCAACACGTTATTCAAAAATGATTTAGAAAACACTTCATTGAGTACAGAACGACATTCTTCTTGCGGAACAACAGCACTATCTACATCAGTTAACGATATTGTGTTACATTCTGAACCCTTGAcagttttccaaaattttttccCATTTTCAGTCGCCAGAGATGGAACTGCATTGTAAAAGAAAACGCGTTTAGCTTCTTTGACTGCGTTTTTAAACAGTGAAGCAACCTGCTGATACGCACGCCAGCTATCAGTTGTGTTCCGTTTTTTTAGTTTGAGGAAACAGCCGCTTCTTCCTGTTCAAGATAAGTTTTAGGGATGCATTAAACCGCGCTGCTCGATGGCTACACCGGAAAACTCGCAGGGGTATGTATTTTTGTACTAATtcattaaatttatttttaaaaagcgaCCAGTTCTGTTCAACGCCCCGAGTGTAAAAGTCCATTTGTCCAAAGTCCATATGGACCATTCATCATCGTTAAGGTTTGCCGCAATCGCTTGAGTCTCGGTTTGCGGTGCCTCGCCCTTCCAATGCGCCGTCCTCGAATGGTTGGGTGCTTGTGATCAGCTTCTGATGCGTCACATTGCCTAGAAAGAGCCAATCCCGCCCATCGGTGACCCCCggcgatcgaacccgcgacccttCAGAATTTATAAGTGAGGAACAGAACACATGAATGATTGCATAATCGCACTGCTTCAGTGCTTGGAAATTTGGGAGGCGTGTTCCACGTCATCCAGGCACCGCCTGCCGCGTCCACcactttgttaaaaaaattatggggttttacgtgccaaaaccacttcctgattatgaggcacgccgtagtggaggactcaggaaatttcgactacctaggattctttaacatgcgcctaaatctaagcacacgggtgttttcgcatttcgcccccatcgaaatgcggccgccatggccgggattcgatcccgcgacctcgtgctcagcagccgaacaccatagccactcagcaaccacggcgggtgtcctcTGCTTCGTCTGGCGTCCCGTCTGACGCCgcagttcttttcctctttaaacagaTTCCAGGCCCGTGTGCTCGTATTTCGAATACCCACAGAAGGCAATGCCGTAGAGGAATAACATGGCATTATACTACTGCGTGTTTTATTTTAATGTTGACagaaatacttttttttaatcACCTGTGTAGGTCGGCGCAAATCTACTTATGGCGCTGAAGTACTCGGAGATGTATGCATTACTTCAACAGAAAACCAATACGTACACTTCACTAATCACATAATTGAATTGAATCAGTATTCAACTAATAAGTTGAGCAGATATACTCCTACGCACGCACTGAAGCCAGCGATTTCACAAGGCTCGTCCGCTTCTGATGAAATTTTGAGAGTAGCACGAGGTTTGAGAAAAGCCCCGTCAAACGTGCGGtgaaaatgcgctgttgttccgtttcattttttttaacaaagcaccaaacccggccgcagcggccgcatttgcatgcgggagaaatgcgaaaacacccgagtacCATGCACACTCACGTGCACGTTGAAA comes from Dermacentor andersoni chromosome 9, qqDerAnde1_hic_scaffold, whole genome shotgun sequence and encodes:
- the LOC126527618 gene encoding uncharacterized protein, with translation MPDPRQGRVHRFRDHVVAGVNWRPTRFVDEVAISRVCGLCRVIPKRTVLLPCLHALCQSCHAASLQGGVGHCPLDREAFEEVECIVYEFPARKANTVKVYCWNEAHGCEYTGTMDRMLEHYENECTFHTVECLRCGEGVQHKDLPTHYAAGCSAGVSTAITESSQPTAVTLEDVNAGLEDVKAMLGWLNPDQLLPVIQSQLNELTEQARNHEARFAEITREIGACGHNLKAEIDQMTVTISSPLSHQRTSRQTPGAEDSTSRSLSLRSGQELILRKLEHLVHLEHSRKASAKPDFGRVVAHCETMYGAFRNLTSALSTNALRKGILWASYLLTLENCHFIQRPGEVKKFAQITVWHMRDTYFTVAVSKYGDTSASSLIVEIEFNGTLEESKCWPPFWHARAVDQVTLIGRPFTSAAKPCLCKRDNPSLLHFHLEFTINIASLENQGYLRDGKVVFSIALSDRNMGCGIRGAP